The Moorena producens PAL-8-15-08-1 genomic interval TAGATGGTGTGTTGGTCAATGAGCAGTTGGTAGCTAAGGGCTGTGCCTTAGCGTCACCCCTAGCCCCCAATAACAAATATGATGAGAAAATGGCTCGTGCTCAAGAATACGCCAGAATTATGGGCTATGGGATTTGGAACCCAGATCAGCCTTTGCGCTTGACACCAGCAGAATTTCGCCGTCAAAATCCTTAGTGGTTATCAGCTATCAGTTATCAGCTATCAGCTATCAGCTATCAGTTATCAGCTATCAGCTTTCGGCCTGTGGCCAAGCTACTTGAGGTGCTTATTGGTACAGTCACAGTGTCGTTCGCACAGCGTGGCCTTTGGCCAAAGCCTGTGCCACGCTAGTTGAAGTCTTTTGAATAAAATAAGCTGACCGCTGACCGCTGACCGCTGACCACTGACCGCTGAGCACTGACCGCTGACCGCTGACCGCTGACCGCTGACCGCTGACTGCTGACCGCTGACTGCTGACCGCTGACCGCTGACTGCTTACAATTCATAAACTACAGGTTATCTGCTCAATGACAGAACATACCTCCGAACAACTACAAACTTTCCTTGATATTGCCGCTAAAGCTGCCACTGCTGCTGGTGATGTTTTGAAAACTTACTGGGGCAATCTCAAAACTGTAGAAGAGAAAGGACGTCCTGGAGATTTAGTCACTGCAGCTGATAAAGAAGCAGAAGCAGTAATCTTAGATATACTCAAAAATGATGTACCAGACCATTCGATTCTCGCAGAAGAATCCGGTCAACTGGGAGACAATCAAAGTGAATACCTATGGGCGATTGACCCCCTCGATGGTACTACTAATTATGCCCATCAATACCCCATTGCTGCTACCTCTGTGGGGTTGTTGATTGACGGCAAGCCTCAGGTGGGAGCAGTATATAACCCCTTTCGGGATGAGTTATTGTGTGCAGCTGTGGGCTTAGGGGCAACCTGCAATGGTGATCCAATCCAGGTTTCCCAAGTCTCTGAGCTGGGTAAGAGCTTGTTAGTGACTGGATTTGCCTATGACCGGCGGCAGACTTCCGATAACAACTATGCCGAGTTCTGTTACCTGATTCATCTGACTCAAGGCGTTCGTCGTAGTGGTTCTGCATCCATGGATTTGTGTAATGTTGCTACTGGACGATTGGATGGCTATTGGGAACGAGGGCTTTCTCCTTGGGATATAGCTGCTGGCATCGTTATCCTAGAAGAAGCTGGTGGTAAAGTTAGCGCATATGATGGCAGTCCTATTGATATTAATTCTGGGCGGATTCTGGCAACTAATGCCAAGATTCACGACAGTCTCAGTGCTGCCTTGTTAGAGACACCACCTTTATCGTCTTGGCCTTTATCTTTTTCGAAAGAATAATAATTAATAATTGTCATTAATTATAATTGTCAATGTAAAGTCGATTAACTAGCGTCCATGAGTGACGCATTTTTTATAGCTAATATCTACAATGTCTACAATCTCTACAGAAACTGTTGCTCAATTTTTCCATGCTATTTCTCAACAAGAGGATTTAAAAGAGCAGCTAATAGCTACTAAAAATCCAGAAGAGGTAGTTAAGGTAGCACAGGATTACGATTTTAAGTTTACCGTAGCTGACTGGCAACAGTTTATCCAGGGGCATCACTATAGTCAGCCTACCAGTGATACTTTTAAAAAAGAAATAATAGGATTAGATGTTACAGAAGAACAGTTAGATGCTTGGTGGAAATTTGCTTGGGAAACAGGAGATATCAATCTGATCGCTTGGGTTTATGACAAGAGAGATGCTATCACTTGGGTGCAATTGCTAGATGAGTTTAAAGTGATTAAAAAAGACGATTAATTGTCAGCTTAAGCGCTACGCGCACGCCTGCGCGTTCAGTGGTCAGTGGTCAGTGGTCAGTGGCCAGTGGTCAGTGGTCAGCCGTCAGCCGTTGGCCTTTGCCTGAAAGCTGTTCGCGTAGCCCATAAACTGATAGCTGAACGCGCACGCGTGGGCGTAGCCCATAAACTGATAGCTGATAGCTGATAGCTGATAGCTGATAGCTGATAGCTGATAGCTCAAGATTCAATCACCCCATTAATCAGTAAAGCTGCCTTAGTTTTGTCTAAAATAACTTTTTCATAGGTTTTGATTGAGTCCTTATTAATGGGTGTAGCCATGAACCGATAGTGACTGGAGGTTGTTAGTTCATCAATCTTCAGGTTAGTCGCCATTGGGTCTTCTATCTGATACTCTTTCTCGAAGTAAAGTAAGCTAATTGTGGTCAGGTGTATTCGATCAGCAATAGCAGCAGCAAGCAAGCGATAAAAACGAGCTGCAAAACGAGGGTCTTGCTCTAGTTTATGGGTTAATTTAGCTCGA includes:
- a CDS encoding inositol monophosphatase family protein, with translation MTEHTSEQLQTFLDIAAKAATAAGDVLKTYWGNLKTVEEKGRPGDLVTAADKEAEAVILDILKNDVPDHSILAEESGQLGDNQSEYLWAIDPLDGTTNYAHQYPIAATSVGLLIDGKPQVGAVYNPFRDELLCAAVGLGATCNGDPIQVSQVSELGKSLLVTGFAYDRRQTSDNNYAEFCYLIHLTQGVRRSGSASMDLCNVATGRLDGYWERGLSPWDIAAGIVILEEAGGKVSAYDGSPIDINSGRILATNAKIHDSLSAALLETPPLSSWPLSFSKE
- a CDS encoding Nif11-like leader peptide family natural product precursor — its product is MSTISTETVAQFFHAISQQEDLKEQLIATKNPEEVVKVAQDYDFKFTVADWQQFIQGHHYSQPTSDTFKKEIIGLDVTEEQLDAWWKFAWETGDINLIAWVYDKRDAITWVQLLDEFKVIKKDD